In Ruminococcaceae bacterium BL-6, a genomic segment contains:
- a CDS encoding conserved protein of unknown function (Evidence 4 : Unknown function but conserved in other organisms), with protein sequence MEWIRRTMTGRYGGDQLMVGILVFYMLLAAVARWTRFFPLLFLAYLLLAWCLFRIFSRNVSQRYEENQFFLKYWNRFLGWFYGQRRNIQDHRIYRYYKCPNCSSRLRVPKKRGRIEITCPVCGRKFIKKT encoded by the coding sequence TTGGAATGGATCAGAAGAACGATGACTGGACGCTACGGCGGGGATCAGCTGATGGTCGGCATCCTTGTTTTTTATATGCTGCTGGCGGCTGTCGCGCGGTGGACGAGATTTTTCCCGCTTCTGTTTCTGGCCTATCTTCTGCTGGCTTGGTGTCTGTTCCGAATTTTTTCCCGCAACGTTTCGCAGCGGTATGAAGAAAATCAGTTCTTTTTGAAATACTGGAACCGTTTTCTCGGCTGGTTTTACGGCCAAAGGAGAAATATTCAGGATCACAGGATTTACCGTTATTACAAGTGCCCGAACTGTTCGAGCAGGCTCCGCGTTCCGAAAAAGCGTGGGAGGATCGAAATTACCTGCCCGGTGTGCGGCCGGAAATTCATCAAAAAGACATAG
- a CDS encoding conserved protein of unknown function (Evidence 4 : Unknown function but conserved in other organisms), whose product MKNFRNEYRAQVNLRPVPNDLFDRTRKAMRQAPRRRRKIHWGILIPACALIALGSVTAVAYGIQQFAKFSGPAYQKRIDSSIPAAVENAAGKNIQKSAEANGLAVTVNRTVCDNQRVYIVFTVKSTDSTPLQESSAYRRSQQQEFAETNLSVGEKQIECTAFRTDDASVPDTAQFEAIAEGDFSDLNGRQATLSLKDFTDAVDSCEDAGFLFRNLGELYRSMTPEPPKDFIRTGLFDVYADPSLIAPSWTIPAGKQRVKFSSLYPDSYIDNIGFHKTGEYGCQRDLLYLSITPGNSREKSGLEKLCFQNADTGNPVPFESGIITGNGVEHVGFDSEEAYRKAVKKDTESKLGFNGGRIVLALDPTMDDNRLTGGCTVNDLDRYRIARSYRTETVVRRSGKWNIPFTLSFTDTARTFHPDQNATTPDGLYVTVKSVTVSDLSLSFSGTCRDTEKKLPLSGIKLILKDGSKVEAGIKIGGGVSADGAFEFSGGLAKPVDAKQVAEIELFGVRVPLTEPEN is encoded by the coding sequence ATGAAGAATTTTCGAAACGAATACCGGGCACAGGTGAATCTCCGGCCCGTTCCAAATGATCTGTTCGACAGGACCAGAAAGGCGATGCGGCAGGCGCCGCGCCGCCGCAGAAAAATCCACTGGGGCATTCTGATCCCGGCCTGCGCCCTGATTGCGCTCGGTTCCGTCACGGCCGTCGCCTACGGGATTCAGCAGTTCGCAAAGTTTTCGGGACCGGCCTATCAGAAAAGGATCGATTCGTCGATTCCCGCGGCGGTGGAAAACGCGGCGGGCAAAAACATTCAAAAATCGGCCGAGGCAAACGGCCTTGCGGTCACCGTGAACAGGACGGTCTGCGACAATCAGAGGGTTTACATCGTCTTTACCGTCAAAAGCACGGATTCCACACCGCTTCAGGAGTCCTCCGCTTACCGCAGGTCTCAGCAACAGGAATTTGCCGAAACGAATCTCAGCGTGGGAGAAAAACAAATCGAATGCACGGCTTTCCGCACGGATGACGCCTCCGTGCCGGACACCGCCCAATTTGAGGCGATTGCGGAAGGTGATTTTTCCGACCTGAACGGCCGGCAGGCGACTTTGTCGCTCAAAGACTTTACCGACGCGGTGGATTCCTGCGAAGACGCCGGATTCCTGTTCCGGAATCTCGGGGAGCTGTACCGGTCCATGACGCCGGAGCCGCCGAAGGATTTTATCAGGACGGGACTTTTCGACGTCTATGCAGACCCGTCGCTAATCGCGCCCAGCTGGACCATCCCCGCGGGGAAACAGCGCGTCAAATTTTCCAGCCTGTACCCCGATTCCTACATCGACAACATCGGGTTCCACAAGACCGGGGAGTACGGATGCCAGCGGGATCTGCTCTACCTCAGCATCACGCCCGGGAACAGCCGGGAAAAATCCGGGCTGGAAAAGCTGTGCTTCCAGAATGCGGATACGGGAAACCCGGTTCCTTTTGAAAGCGGGATCATCACGGGAAACGGCGTCGAGCATGTAGGATTCGACAGCGAGGAAGCCTACCGGAAAGCGGTAAAAAAAGATACCGAAAGCAAGCTTGGCTTTAACGGCGGGAGGATCGTCCTCGCGCTGGACCCGACGATGGATGACAACCGCCTGACCGGCGGCTGCACGGTGAACGACCTGGACCGCTACCGGATCGCCCGCAGCTACCGGACGGAAACCGTCGTGCGCCGCTCCGGCAAATGGAATATCCCGTTCACGCTTTCCTTTACCGATACGGCGCGGACGTTCCATCCGGACCAAAACGCCACGACGCCGGACGGTCTGTACGTTACGGTCAAAAGCGTGACGGTTTCCGACCTGTCGCTCTCTTTCTCGGGGACGTGCAGGGACACGGAAAAGAAGCTTCCCCTGAGCGGCATCAAGCTCATTCTGAAAGACGGCTCCAAGGTGGAGGCGGGCATTAAGATCGGCGGCGGCGTTTCAGCCGACGGAGCGTTCGAGTTTTCGGGCGGTCTCGCAAAGCCGGTCGATGCAAAGCAAGTCGCTGAGATTGAGCTGTTCGGGGTCCGCGTGCCGCTGACGGAGCCCGAAAATTAA
- a CDS encoding Nitroreductase, producing MLKEIETRRSIRSYTSRPVDDETVARLLEAARLAPSGSNTQPWHFIVVRSRGTMEKLVQADHRQAFMLQAPVFLVCVADMKARTDREVSVREESPDEELKQIIRDTAIATEHIVLEARHLGLSTCWTGWFRQDDVRPVLGIPEDKYVVCILTLGYSDATPRPVPRRSLEEIVHREKW from the coding sequence ATGCTGAAAGAAATTGAAACGAGAAGAAGCATCCGGAGCTATACATCCAGGCCCGTGGATGACGAAACCGTCGCCCGCCTGCTCGAGGCCGCGCGCCTTGCGCCTTCCGGCAGCAACACCCAGCCGTGGCATTTCATCGTCGTCCGTTCGCGGGGGACCATGGAAAAGCTCGTGCAGGCCGACCACCGTCAGGCGTTCATGCTGCAGGCCCCGGTGTTCCTCGTCTGCGTTGCGGACATGAAGGCCCGCACGGACCGCGAGGTCAGCGTGCGGGAAGAAAGCCCGGATGAAGAGCTGAAGCAGATCATCCGGGACACGGCCATCGCCACAGAGCACATCGTTCTGGAGGCGCGGCATCTTGGGCTTTCCACCTGCTGGACCGGCTGGTTCCGACAGGACGACGTCAGGCCGGTCCTGGGGATTCCGGAGGACAAATACGTGGTCTGCATCCTCACGCTCGGCTATTCCGACGCGACCCCCAGGCCGGTTCCGCGCAGAAGCCTGGAAGAGATCGTCCACCGGGAAAAATGGTGA
- a CDS encoding RNA polymerase subunit sigma-24, with amino-acid sequence MAFLMEPERALERYGNMVYRLALARTGNPADAEDIFQEVFLRLVRSEPQLENEEHLKAWLIHTAVNCSRSLWNSIVRRREEPLRPDAEIPGQCAAEDSEVYDCVMHLPNKYRTVIHLFYYEDMPIESIGRALHISYAAAAKRLSRARELLRHDLTKGEEYEEFSKRIPGTGESPARSK; translated from the coding sequence ATGGCATTTCTGATGGAGCCGGAGCGGGCGCTGGAACGGTATGGGAACATGGTCTACCGGCTGGCGCTGGCGCGGACCGGGAATCCGGCGGACGCCGAGGATATTTTTCAGGAAGTCTTTCTGCGCCTGGTCCGTTCGGAACCTCAGCTGGAAAATGAAGAGCATCTGAAAGCGTGGCTGATCCACACCGCAGTCAACTGCAGCCGCAGCCTGTGGAATTCCATTGTGCGGCGCAGGGAGGAACCCCTCAGGCCGGATGCCGAGATTCCGGGGCAATGCGCGGCCGAAGATTCCGAAGTTTACGACTGCGTCATGCATCTGCCGAACAAATACCGCACCGTGATTCATTTATTTTATTACGAGGACATGCCGATCGAAAGCATCGGCCGCGCGCTGCACATCAGCTATGCCGCGGCGGCGAAACGGCTGAGCCGGGCCAGGGAGCTTTTAAGGCACGATCTGACGAAAGGAGAAGAATATGAAGAATTTTCGAAACGAATACCGGGCACAGGTGAATCTCCGGCCCGTTCCAAATGA
- the baeR gene encoding DNA-binding response regulator in two-component regulatory system with BaeS (Evidence 2a : Function from experimental evidences in other organisms; PubMedId : 8282725; Product type r : regulator), with protein MDQQKTILVVDDEIKITEIVKSYLEKDGYGVVCAHDGRDALAAFDRYSPVLVVLDLMLPGLSGEEVCAAIRRKSRVPVIMLTAKAEEEDLLNGLKIGADDYMIKPFSPRELTARVETVLRRVTKEAVPLSPVLSFSGGDLVLDAARREARKKGRRIPLTPAEFQILFTMAKYPTKTFTREELIALALGDEYDGFDRVIDTHIKNIRQKIEDNARAPRYIRTVHGVGYSFGGE; from the coding sequence TTGGATCAGCAGAAAACGATTCTTGTGGTCGACGATGAAATCAAAATAACCGAAATCGTCAAATCCTATCTGGAAAAGGACGGCTACGGCGTGGTATGCGCCCATGACGGCAGGGATGCCCTTGCCGCCTTCGACCGGTATTCCCCCGTCCTCGTTGTGCTGGACCTGATGCTGCCCGGGCTTTCGGGCGAAGAGGTCTGCGCCGCCATACGCAGGAAATCGCGGGTCCCGGTGATCATGCTGACGGCGAAAGCCGAAGAGGAAGACCTGCTCAACGGCCTGAAGATCGGCGCGGACGACTACATGATCAAGCCGTTCAGCCCCCGGGAGCTGACGGCGCGCGTGGAAACGGTGCTTCGGCGCGTGACGAAAGAGGCCGTTCCCCTCTCCCCCGTCCTCTCGTTTTCGGGCGGCGACCTCGTGCTGGACGCGGCGCGCCGCGAGGCCAGAAAGAAGGGCCGCCGCATCCCGCTGACCCCGGCGGAATTCCAGATCCTTTTCACCATGGCGAAATACCCCACGAAAACCTTTACCCGGGAGGAGCTCATCGCTCTCGCTCTGGGGGATGAATACGACGGGTTCGACCGCGTGATCGACACCCACATCAAGAACATCCGGCAGAAAATCGAGGACAACGCCCGCGCGCCGCGCTATATCCGCACGGTCCACGGGGTCGGCTATTCCTTCGGCGGTGAATGA
- a CDS encoding FkbM family methyltransferase yields the protein MPEQSPYSEKENADGGFSVSDLPNRIDVEFERLMEFIREKDVPQIKADVIQNLRHFQAADSRLYRSTVDYYNRYRLWGTYDPERGDDTLAQNRASALVEHRADFEWLYRILGDFRSKRILVNILYYWLMSDPGRIEQIHDKTFGQYFDLDLVKCGRDEVFVDIGGYIGDTLVDYAKTFGKDCYKRLYCYEIVPANLKYIEENIRLFQLDNVIVREKGAGSRNGTMYLSSDQVSSTLKLSESGALSVPVVKIDDDIGERVTFIKMDIEGGEEEALYGCLETIRKYHPKLALSVYHNHKDLWKLARIIAGADPSYRFYLRYYGSPILPAEYLLYAI from the coding sequence ATGCCGGAACAATCCCCATATTCAGAAAAGGAAAACGCCGACGGCGGCTTTTCCGTATCCGATCTCCCGAACCGGATCGACGTGGAGTTCGAACGCCTGATGGAATTCATCAGGGAAAAAGACGTGCCCCAGATCAAAGCGGATGTGATCCAGAACCTCAGGCATTTTCAAGCGGCCGACAGCCGGCTTTACCGCAGCACGGTCGATTACTACAACCGCTATCGGCTTTGGGGGACTTACGACCCGGAGCGGGGGGATGATACGCTTGCGCAGAACAGAGCCAGCGCCCTTGTGGAGCACCGGGCGGATTTTGAATGGCTTTACCGCATTCTCGGAGATTTCCGCTCCAAAAGGATCCTCGTGAACATCCTGTATTACTGGCTGATGTCGGACCCCGGCAGAATCGAGCAGATACACGACAAAACGTTCGGCCAGTATTTCGACCTGGACCTTGTGAAATGCGGCAGGGACGAAGTCTTTGTCGATATTGGTGGATATATCGGCGACACCCTCGTCGATTACGCGAAGACGTTCGGGAAAGACTGTTATAAAAGGCTGTACTGCTATGAAATCGTCCCGGCCAATCTCAAATATATCGAAGAAAACATCAGGCTTTTTCAGCTTGACAATGTCATCGTCAGAGAAAAGGGAGCCGGAAGCAGAAACGGCACGATGTACCTTTCTTCCGACCAGGTGTCCTCCACCCTGAAGCTTTCGGAAAGCGGAGCCCTTTCCGTCCCCGTCGTCAAAATAGACGACGATATCGGCGAACGCGTCACCTTCATCAAGATGGACATCGAAGGCGGGGAGGAAGAAGCCCTGTACGGCTGTCTGGAAACCATCCGGAAGTATCATCCGAAGCTGGCGCTGAGCGTTTATCACAACCACAAGGACCTGTGGAAGCTGGCGCGCATCATCGCCGGCGCCGACCCTTCCTACCGGTTTTACCTGCGCTATTACGGGTCGCCGATTCTTCCGGCCGAATATCTTCTTTATGCGATTTAA
- a CDS encoding AbrB family transcriptional regulator — protein sequence MKSTGIVRPIDPFGRIVLPKEIRTTFNITDKDSLEIFVDDSMIILKKYEPSCMFCKSMDHIITFKGHNICHKCLEKLAKRLAEEDEDEKENK from the coding sequence TTGAAATCGACAGGAATCGTGAGGCCGATCGATCCGTTCGGCCGAATCGTTTTACCGAAAGAAATAAGGACCACATTCAACATTACAGATAAGGATTCACTGGAAATCTTCGTAGATGATTCTATGATTATCTTAAAGAAATACGAACCCTCTTGTATGTTCTGTAAAAGTATGGATCATATCATCACGTTCAAGGGACACAATATCTGCCATAAATGCCTGGAAAAGCTGGCTAAGAGGCTGGCGGAGGAAGACGAAGACGAAAAAGAAAACAAATAA
- a CDS encoding Spore maturation protein A: MYVRVRNMMNYIWAGMILFSFVCALLTGRMGELSDAVLSGAASAVQLTIALLGMMCVWTGLMKVADAGGLTALLSRLFHPLMRRLFPRYDKDSPASRAICMNVTANLLGLGNAATPFGIAAMKEMSRENGGLKSADNSMVMFVVLNTASIQLIPTFMGTLRAQYGSPAPFDIVPAVWLASVLSLTVGIIAAKLLERWKADD; encoded by the coding sequence ATGTATGTACGGGTGAGAAACATGATGAATTATATCTGGGCCGGCATGATCCTTTTCAGTTTTGTCTGCGCGCTTCTGACCGGGCGCATGGGCGAGCTTTCCGACGCGGTGCTTTCGGGCGCGGCGAGCGCGGTGCAGCTCACCATCGCCCTTTTGGGGATGATGTGCGTCTGGACCGGGCTGATGAAAGTGGCAGATGCGGGCGGGCTGACCGCCCTGCTCAGCCGCCTGTTTCACCCGCTGATGCGGCGACTGTTCCCGCGCTACGACAAAGACAGCCCGGCGTCAAGGGCCATCTGCATGAACGTCACGGCGAACCTGCTGGGGCTCGGAAACGCGGCGACGCCGTTCGGGATCGCCGCGATGAAGGAGATGAGCCGGGAAAACGGCGGGCTGAAGTCGGCGGACAACAGCATGGTGATGTTCGTGGTATTGAATACCGCTTCGATCCAGCTGATCCCGACGTTCATGGGGACGCTTCGCGCCCAGTACGGTTCGCCGGCCCCGTTCGATATCGTGCCGGCCGTCTGGCTGGCTTCCGTTTTGTCGCTCACGGTCGGGATCATCGCGGCGAAGCTGCTGGAAAGGTGGAAAGCCGATGACTGA
- a CDS encoding Heavy metal transporter, translated as MEESIQKKKFLISGMSCSGCELRIEEALKGVPGVKSASASYSASRAEVEYDADETSPEKLEEAIRRAGYGVKHDRGAEGPGREEPNSTRQVLGILMILLALYLLIDHTVGFRFVPQVSRNMGYGLLFVTGLLTSIHCLAMCGGINLSQTIGRGGETAAPARIREKLKPALLYNSGRVISYTATGAIAGAAGQAVSFSGAAKGAVAIFAGIFMIVAGLNLMNAFPGLRRFGLRMPKFLSRAARGKKRAGSPFYVGLLNGLMPCGPLQAMQLYALGTGSMLGGALSMLTFGLGTVPLMFSFGAVSSFLSGKFTRNMMKFSAALVMALGLVMIGRGMSLSGLPVWGAGFSRQAANAAVVKDGVQEVTTEFRSGKYAPITVQKGIPVRWTIRVSQSDLNGCNNPVVISKFNLQKELAPGDNIIEFTPKEAGTIPYSCWMGMIRSSITVVDDISSPQTAAALTEPARGPDGAAGAEETAGAAGGSCCSGSAQGGTASASGPDGTAGAAGGNCCSGPAQDGALPECCVPGGAGEGE; from the coding sequence ATGGAAGAATCCATTCAGAAAAAAAAGTTTTTGATCAGCGGCATGAGCTGTTCCGGATGTGAGCTGCGCATCGAGGAGGCCCTGAAGGGCGTCCCCGGCGTCAAAAGCGCGTCGGCGAGCTATTCCGCATCCCGGGCGGAAGTGGAATACGACGCGGACGAAACGAGCCCGGAAAAGCTGGAAGAGGCCATCCGCCGGGCGGGATACGGCGTAAAGCACGACCGCGGCGCGGAAGGGCCCGGCCGGGAAGAACCGAACAGCACGCGCCAGGTCCTGGGCATCCTGATGATCCTGCTGGCCCTGTACCTGCTGATCGACCATACCGTCGGCTTTCGGTTCGTCCCGCAGGTCAGCCGGAACATGGGGTACGGTCTCCTGTTCGTCACGGGGCTTCTCACGTCGATCCACTGCCTTGCCATGTGCGGGGGGATCAACCTTTCCCAGACCATCGGGCGCGGCGGGGAAACGGCAGCCCCGGCCCGGATCCGGGAAAAGCTGAAGCCCGCGCTCCTCTATAACTCGGGCCGCGTGATCTCCTACACGGCGACCGGCGCCATCGCCGGGGCCGCCGGGCAGGCAGTGAGCTTTTCCGGCGCGGCGAAGGGCGCCGTCGCGATTTTCGCGGGCATTTTCATGATCGTGGCCGGTCTGAACCTGATGAACGCGTTCCCCGGGCTGCGCCGGTTCGGGCTCCGGATGCCGAAGTTCCTCTCCCGGGCGGCGCGCGGGAAAAAGAGGGCGGGCTCCCCGTTCTATGTGGGGCTTCTGAACGGGCTGATGCCGTGCGGGCCGCTTCAGGCCATGCAGCTTTACGCGCTCGGGACGGGCAGCATGCTCGGCGGCGCGCTTTCGATGCTGACGTTCGGCCTGGGCACGGTGCCGCTGATGTTCTCGTTCGGCGCCGTCAGCTCTTTCCTGAGCGGCAAATTCACCCGCAACATGATGAAATTCAGCGCCGCGCTCGTCATGGCGCTCGGCCTTGTCATGATCGGCCGCGGCATGAGCCTTTCGGGCCTTCCCGTGTGGGGCGCGGGCTTTTCGCGGCAAGCGGCGAACGCGGCCGTCGTCAAAGACGGCGTGCAGGAGGTCACGACGGAGTTCCGGTCCGGAAAATACGCCCCCATCACGGTTCAGAAAGGGATCCCGGTCCGCTGGACCATACGGGTCTCCCAAAGCGACCTGAACGGCTGCAACAATCCCGTGGTGATCTCCAAATTCAACCTTCAGAAGGAGCTGGCCCCGGGGGACAACATCATCGAGTTCACCCCGAAAGAAGCGGGAACGATCCCCTACAGCTGCTGGATGGGCATGATCCGCAGCTCGATTACGGTGGTGGACGACATCTCCTCCCCGCAGACCGCGGCCGCGCTGACCGAACCGGCCCGCGGCCCGGATGGAGCCGCGGGGGCAGAGGAAACGGCAGGGGCGGCAGGAGGAAGCTGCTGCTCCGGTTCGGCGCAGGGCGGCACGGCATCGGCCTCCGGCCCGGATGGAACGGCGGGGGCCGCGGGAGGGAACTGCTGCTCCGGCCCGGCGCAGGACGGCGCCCTTCCCGAGTGCTGTGTGCCCGGCGGCGCCGGGGAAGGAGAATAG
- a CDS encoding Two-component sensor histidine kinase — translation MKKSLKLKWKLSLSYVLVALLLVGGVSLFSNFLLQRQFEQYIIQKQNEKNREIVNQVSQQYDPSTGSFPASSLESIGVAALERGMIIRVSDGSGRVLWDAMVHNNGLCHRMLQSMADDMKKRYPDFQGAYEEKNYPILSGSRAAGSVSVGYYGPFYLSDNDTAFIGTLNRGLAGVGLISLFAAALVGLLMARRISRPIEQAIRMTERIAHGDYPERAPARSGTLELDRLAEAVEGLSRKLERQDLLRRRMTADVAHELRTPLTVLRGNIEALLDGVWQADEQHLSGLHDEILRLTRLVADLDKLARLEDESTPLEKSPVDLAALASGTVLSFEPKALEKGVSIRVSGTAPPIEADGDKLRQVLINLLSNSLKSTGRGGGIRILLSREGRFAKIEVEDTGTGISPENLPYVFERFYRADPSRSSQSGGAGIGLSVVRAIVEKHGGTVTAQSEPGRGSRFTVLLPYGPDAALPDEMEEHPPE, via the coding sequence ATGAAGAAATCCCTGAAACTGAAATGGAAGCTTTCGCTCTCTTATGTGCTGGTGGCCCTGCTGCTGGTGGGGGGCGTGAGCCTGTTCAGCAATTTTTTGCTGCAGCGCCAGTTTGAGCAGTACATCATCCAGAAGCAGAACGAAAAGAACCGCGAGATCGTGAATCAGGTGTCCCAGCAGTACGACCCGTCCACCGGCTCCTTCCCCGCCTCCTCGCTCGAATCTATCGGCGTCGCGGCGCTGGAGCGCGGCATGATCATCCGGGTCAGCGACGGCAGCGGCCGCGTCCTGTGGGACGCCATGGTGCACAACAACGGGCTGTGCCACCGGATGCTTCAGAGCATGGCGGACGACATGAAAAAACGTTACCCCGACTTTCAGGGCGCCTATGAGGAAAAGAATTACCCGATCCTGTCCGGCTCCCGCGCGGCGGGCAGCGTCAGCGTGGGGTATTACGGCCCGTTTTATCTGAGCGACAACGATACGGCGTTCATCGGCACGCTGAACCGCGGGCTGGCCGGGGTGGGGCTGATCTCGCTTTTCGCGGCCGCGCTGGTCGGCCTTCTGATGGCCCGGCGCATCAGCCGGCCCATCGAGCAGGCCATCAGGATGACGGAACGGATCGCCCACGGCGACTACCCGGAAAGGGCCCCGGCGCGCAGCGGGACACTGGAGCTCGACCGCCTGGCGGAGGCGGTGGAAGGGCTTTCCCGCAAGCTGGAGCGGCAGGACCTTCTGCGGCGAAGAATGACGGCGGACGTCGCCCACGAGCTGCGCACGCCGCTCACCGTCCTGCGCGGCAATATCGAGGCGCTGCTCGACGGCGTGTGGCAGGCGGACGAACAGCACCTTTCGGGCCTGCACGACGAAATCCTGCGCCTGACCCGGCTGGTGGCCGATCTGGATAAGCTGGCCCGGCTGGAGGACGAGAGCACCCCGCTGGAAAAATCGCCGGTGGATCTTGCGGCCCTCGCTTCGGGCACCGTCCTCAGCTTTGAGCCCAAGGCGCTGGAAAAGGGCGTTTCCATCCGCGTGTCGGGCACGGCTCCGCCGATCGAGGCGGACGGCGACAAGCTGCGGCAGGTGCTGATCAACCTGCTCTCGAACAGCCTGAAAAGCACCGGGCGCGGCGGCGGCATCCGAATCCTCCTTTCCCGGGAAGGCCGCTTCGCCAAAATAGAGGTGGAGGATACCGGAACCGGCATTTCACCGGAGAACCTGCCTTATGTGTTCGAGCGGTTCTACCGGGCCGACCCGTCCCGCAGCAGCCAATCCGGCGGCGCGGGGATCGGGCTTTCCGTCGTCAGGGCGATTGTGGAAAAGCACGGCGGGACGGTGACGGCCCAAAGCGAGCCCGGGCGCGGCTCGCGCTTCACGGTGCTGCTGCCGTACGGCCCGGATGCCGCCCTGCCGGACGAGATGGAAGAACATCCGCCTGAATAA
- a CDS encoding conserved membrane protein of unknown function (Evidence 4 : Unknown function but conserved in other organisms) has translation MVITKKAKNILFPTLLTSIYVIFIYSFMAYQMKKGLLISIHEISSFNVGTKFLCDFISSLLPAIVFLLITIVQKKPLKEAGITLKSPILIAVLFSVYLVMFFGNGDFTTRGIYESFFYLLIVAFPEEFIFRGYLFTAVDREAGFWAGAVISGILFGIPHAFMPSILNGGPPWEFILSMMSGLLGQGILAGGIFALLYKKSKTLFVPVLIHAILDYSGVLFAG, from the coding sequence ATGGTCATAACGAAAAAGGCCAAGAATATTTTGTTCCCGACCCTCTTAACGTCAATTTATGTGATATTCATCTATTCTTTTATGGCCTATCAAATGAAAAAGGGATTGTTAATCAGCATACACGAAATATCCTCCTTCAATGTTGGGACAAAATTTCTGTGCGATTTTATAAGCAGCCTATTGCCTGCCATAGTGTTTCTCCTGATTACGATCGTTCAAAAAAAGCCGTTGAAAGAAGCCGGCATTACCTTAAAATCGCCCATCCTCATCGCGGTTTTATTTTCGGTTTACCTTGTCATGTTTTTCGGAAACGGCGATTTCACCACCAGGGGGATTTACGAGTCCTTTTTCTATCTGTTGATCGTTGCCTTCCCGGAAGAATTTATTTTCAGGGGATATTTGTTTACGGCGGTCGATCGGGAAGCGGGATTCTGGGCCGGCGCGGTGATAAGCGGCATATTGTTTGGAATTCCGCATGCTTTTATGCCTTCCATTTTGAATGGCGGTCCCCCATGGGAATTTATTCTCTCCATGATGAGCGGGTTGCTCGGGCAAGGAATATTGGCCGGCGGGATCTTTGCCCTATTGTATAAAAAAAGCAAAACGCTGTTCGTGCCTGTTTTGATCCATGCGATTCTGGATTATTCGGGCGTGCTTTTTGCCGGATGA
- a CDS encoding conserved protein of unknown function (Evidence 4 : Unknown function but conserved in other organisms) — MDRAKKEKQKNKKAVILAAAGIFSAAAIVAAVLLMNRGGGESKYTNPQTGDLVIPKSGITQTPSFYPYEAADGIKMEVLAVKAPDGTIRTAFNTCQVCYASGRGYYKTDGTTLVCQNCGNQFTADQVEVQHGGCNPVPISSGNKTGNADSIVIPKDFLSQASTIFQSWKR, encoded by the coding sequence ATGGACCGGGCAAAAAAGGAAAAGCAAAAAAATAAAAAAGCGGTCATTCTGGCAGCCGCCGGCATTTTCTCGGCTGCCGCCATCGTGGCCGCAGTCCTGCTGATGAACCGCGGGGGCGGCGAAAGCAAATATACCAACCCGCAGACCGGCGATCTGGTGATCCCGAAAAGCGGGATCACACAGACCCCATCCTTCTATCCGTACGAGGCGGCGGACGGCATCAAAATGGAGGTGCTCGCGGTGAAAGCGCCGGACGGAACGATCCGGACCGCGTTCAACACCTGTCAGGTCTGCTACGCTTCCGGGCGGGGGTATTACAAGACGGATGGCACCACGCTCGTATGCCAGAACTGCGGGAACCAGTTCACCGCGGATCAGGTGGAGGTTCAGCACGGCGGGTGCAACCCGGTTCCGATTTCATCCGGAAACAAAACCGGGAACGCGGACAGCATCGTGATCCCAAAGGATTTTCTGTCGCAGGCCAGCACGATTTTCCAAAGCTGGAAGCGCTGA